GGTTGGGAGGCCCACGTCCGGTACGACCCCATGGTCTACCGCTCGGTCCGCCCAATGGAGGTCCGGGAGGAGGACTCGTACATTGACCGGGTCGTGGCCAACTCCACCACTCTCACCGACCACATGTTCTGGCAGCTTTCATTGAACTGCACCGACGAGCGCGAGCTCACCATCGCCCAGGAGATAGTGGGCAGCCTGGACTCCGAAGGCTACCTGCGCGACGTGGACCTCGCGACCCTGGCCGGTGGGCTGAAGCTCAGGCCCGAGGTCACGGCCGGGGAGATGGAGAAGGTGCTCACCGAGCGGGTCCACGGTCTCGACCCCCTGGGCGTCGGGGCGCGCAACCTGAAGGAGTGCCTGACCGTCCAGCTCCGGGGAGCCGACCCCGCGGCGGGCAACGGTGACGCTCTCATCACCCTGGCGGAGCGGATAGTCGCCGAGCACCTCCCCCTCGTCGCCCGACGGGACTACCGGCACATCGCCGGCGCCCTGGGCTCCACTGAAGAGGACGTGCGAGAAGCGGTGCACCTCATCGCCTCCCTGGACCCCAAGCCGGCGCGCAACTACTCCGGTCAGCGGGCAATCTACGTCCGGCCCGATGTCTTCGTCGAGAAACAGGGCGACGACTTCCGCGTTTATTTGAACGAGTGGGGCATCCCCCGCCTGCGCATCTCCAGGTACTACCGGGACGTGTTGAACTCCGGGGAGGCGGACCGGGAAACCCGGGCCTTCATCCGCGACAAGGTGAACTCGGCGGTTTGGTTCATCAAGAACATAGACGAGCGCCGGCGGACCATCCTCCGCGTGACGCGCTCCATCTTCGAGCGCCAGCACCAATTCCTTTCAGGTGGGGTCGAGGGTCTCAAACCGCTGACCCTGGAGATGGTGGCCGACGAGTTGGGGATCAACCCCTCGACCGTCTCCCGGGCCACGTCGGGGAAGTACGTGCAGACGCCCAGGGGCATATTCGAGCTGAAGTTCTTCTTCTCCGGCGGTCTGCCCGACACCTCGGGCAAATCTATCTCCACCACCTACATCAAGGAGCGGATCCGCAAGATGATAGCCGAGGAGGAGCGCCCCCTCTCCGACGCCGAGATAGTGGACCGGCTGAAGGAGGAGGACGGCTTCGTCCTGGCCCGGCGGACGGTGGCCAAGTACCGCAACATGATGAGAATCCCTCCGGCCTCGAAGCGCAAACCCTTGTGACGAGGGGTTAACCCCTTGACCAAACTTTAAACCCCTCACTCAAGCTTGATCCGCTCCGACGCCCAGCGTCTCCCGACCTGGCTGCGGCTTCCCCGAAGAAAACCGGGAAGCCTGGGCGAGGTCAGGCGCACCCTTTCCGAGCTCGCGCTCGCCACGGTCTGCGAGGGCGCCCGGTGCCCCAACCGTGGCGAGTGTTACGCATCGGGGACCGCCACCTTCATGATTTTGGGGGAGAGTTGCTCGCGGAACTGCGGCTTCTGCTCCGTTCCCCACGCAAGGTCGGAAAAACCGAAACCGGACGAGCCGGCGCGGGTGGCCGAGGCCGTCCGGCGATTGGGCCTGGGGTACGTCGTGGTAACCTCGGTCACCCGGGACGACCTCCCCGACGGCGGGGCGGGGCAATTCGCAAAAACGGTCGCGGCCCTGCGCGCCCTGGCTCCGATCCCGCGGGTGGAACTTCTGGTCCCCGATTTCCGTGGTGAAGAAGCGTCCATCGAAACCGCGTTCCGCGCGTGCCCCGACGTGCTGGGGCACAACCTGGAAACCGTCCCCCGCCTCTACCCCGCCGTGCGCCCGGGGGCGGATTACGCGAGGTCGCTCGATCTTCTGCGCCGGGCGGCCGACGCCGGGCTCACCACCAAGACCGGCCTGATGCTGGGGCTGGGCGAGGACGAACCGGAGCTGGAGCGGGTCTACCGTGACGTCGTCCGGGCCGGGGTCGGCATACTCACCCTCGGCCAGTACCTCCGCCCGACCCGGAGCCAGCTTCCCGTGGCGCGTTACTGGCGGCCGGAGGAGTTCGACGAGCAGGGGGAGAAGGCGCGGCGGATCGGGATCCCCACCGTCGTGGCCGGCCCCCTCGTCCGCAGCTCCTACCTGGCCGAACACCATTTCCAATCCAACCGCTGGAGGCAACGATGAGAATCTCCGTCGTCGGTCGGAACTACGAGGTCTCGGACGCCGTCCACCGCTACCTGGAGGAGAGGCTGGCCCGAATCCGCCGCCACTTCGACCGCGTCATGGACGTCAACGTCGTCCTGGCCGCCGAGAAGTACCGCAACCGCGCCGAGATCAACATCAACGTCAACAACGTCAACATGCGCGGCGAGGGGGAGACGGGCGACATGTACACCTCCATTGACCAGGCCGTGGACAAGATTGACCGGCAGGTAAGTCGCTACAAGGACAAGCTCGCGAGCCGCAAGCACCGGCACGCCCCCGCGAAGGAGGAAGAGCTCCCCACCGTGACCCACGAGCTCCTGGAACCCGACGCCGGCGAGCTCGAGGAGCACGAACGCCGGGTCATTCAGACCGAGCGGCACATGGTCAAGCCGATGAGCCTCGACGAGGCCGTGATGCAGATGGACCTCCTGAACGCGGATTTCTACGTCTTCACCAACGCCGGCACCGACAAGCTCAACGTCGTCTACCGGCGGGTGGACGGCAACGTGGGCTGGATCGCCCCCGAGTAGAGCTGCGGAATCCCATAAAAAAAGAGGGTGTCCGGCACCCTCTTTTTCCATCCGTAACGGCCGATCAATAGAAGTCCTGGATGGCTTTGACCGCGTGCTGGTAGCGCTTATCCCGGTGGAAATCCGGGGCGTAGATCGTGAACTCGTTCCGGCGGTCGCCCAGGCGCAGCTCGAGAACGTACGTCGAGTGTCCCTCCATCGAGACGCTCTCGTCGGAGACGAGCTCCCAGACTTCGTTTTTCTCTAAATCATCCCATAGGGCGTAACCCATCCAGGCCGGAAGCTGGGCTTCCTTTTGTTCCATGTGGCCCAGATCGTTCTCCGACAGGTACTCGTAGGAGATGTCGCCCCGGCCGGAGTACTCGATGGTCCACTCCACGTACTTCATCTCCTTGTAGTCCCATCCGCCGGTGGCCCGCATGTGGACCTTGAACTGCGGGAGCGGTTCGCGGTCCGTGTACGCCTCGGGGCCGGGCCCCGATTTGCGGCAACCCGCAACGGTCAGGACGAGGAGCGTCATCAGAATACAAAAGAGTGCCTTGCGCATGATCCTCCCTCAATGGTAACGTTGATAATCACTCCGCCTGCGAGGCGAACGCCTGCGAGGCGAAGTCGTAAACGGCGCGGGTCATCGAGCCGTAGCGCGGGTCGGGGTCGAAGGTCGGCGCATAGACGCTGAAGGAGTGCGAACGATCGCCGACCTCGAGGGTGAGGGTATAGGTCGGGATGTCGGTGACGATTTTTTCCGCGGCGCGGGAGTCGCCCAGCTCCCAGAAACCGTTTTCCTCCAGGGCCAGGTACAGCCGCACCGCGGAGGAGCGGGGAACCTCCAGTTCCCGGGTCGCCACCCCGCCCAGGCGCTCCTTCTCCTCGACGACCAGGCCGGCCCGATCGGGCAGGAGCCGGACCGTGTAGAGGGAGTACTCCAACTTGCTCAGGCCGCCCTCCACGCGCATGGTCAGGCCGTACTCCTCGGGCGGACCCAGCTCGTCGCCCAGCTCCACCAGCGGCGAGATGACGTTCCAGTAACGCCCGTCGGGATGCAGGCGGGGACCGTAGACGCTGAACGAGTGCTCCCGGTCGCCCGAGCGAACCGTGACGGTGTAGGTGTGCTGGTCGGTGGCGGTCGCGAGGTCGCTCGAGGGCAGGTCCCAGACGTCGTTGTCCACGAAAATGCGGTACACTTCCTCCAGATCGGCACGCGGCAGGACTTTACCGTACTCCACCGTGACGCCGTGGATGTCCGTCTCGCCGTGCCGGAACTCCACCGATTCCCCGCCGGCCGAGGGCGTCAGGGCGTACCACCCGTGAGCCACGTTCGAGTAACCGCCCTCGT
The bacterium genome window above contains:
- the rpoN gene encoding RNA polymerase factor sigma-54, which encodes MSAREPRLTLENTLKLQLKLSPKLQQAIKLLALPMLLLKERVDEELVANPVLEALDPLERAAQTDTDLNSKDRGDEAWEAQRDFLPGENPRQDNSQEEGGQTDRDNEGILEGWEAHVRYDPMVYRSVRPMEVREEDSYIDRVVANSTTLTDHMFWQLSLNCTDERELTIAQEIVGSLDSEGYLRDVDLATLAGGLKLRPEVTAGEMEKVLTERVHGLDPLGVGARNLKECLTVQLRGADPAAGNGDALITLAERIVAEHLPLVARRDYRHIAGALGSTEEDVREAVHLIASLDPKPARNYSGQRAIYVRPDVFVEKQGDDFRVYLNEWGIPRLRISRYYRDVLNSGEADRETRAFIRDKVNSAVWFIKNIDERRRTILRVTRSIFERQHQFLSGGVEGLKPLTLEMVADELGINPSTVSRATSGKYVQTPRGIFELKFFFSGGLPDTSGKSISTTYIKERIRKMIAEEERPLSDAEIVDRLKEEDGFVLARRTVAKYRNMMRIPPASKRKPL
- the lipA gene encoding lipoyl synthase; protein product: MIRSDAQRLPTWLRLPRRKPGSLGEVRRTLSELALATVCEGARCPNRGECYASGTATFMILGESCSRNCGFCSVPHARSEKPKPDEPARVAEAVRRLGLGYVVVTSVTRDDLPDGGAGQFAKTVAALRALAPIPRVELLVPDFRGEEASIETAFRACPDVLGHNLETVPRLYPAVRPGADYARSLDLLRRAADAGLTTKTGLMLGLGEDEPELERVYRDVVRAGVGILTLGQYLRPTRSQLPVARYWRPEEFDEQGEKARRIGIPTVVAGPLVRSSYLAEHHFQSNRWRQR
- the raiA gene encoding ribosome-associated translation inhibitor RaiA, yielding MRISVVGRNYEVSDAVHRYLEERLARIRRHFDRVMDVNVVLAAEKYRNRAEININVNNVNMRGEGETGDMYTSIDQAVDKIDRQVSRYKDKLASRKHRHAPAKEEELPTVTHELLEPDAGELEEHERRVIQTERHMVKPMSLDEAVMQMDLLNADFYVFTNAGTDKLNVVYRRVDGNVGWIAPE